A single window of Acanthopagrus latus isolate v.2019 chromosome 1, fAcaLat1.1, whole genome shotgun sequence DNA harbors:
- the LOC119017114 gene encoding NACHT, LRR and PYD domains-containing protein 3-like has protein sequence MNQCEETEEGGCPSKTTLCGEHDSQTKAQRAHQQRPVSPAPSGVSMKSDRSMIEAIVFRDEHHPDKERAHQQRPVSPAPSGVSMKSDRSMIEAIVFRDEHHPDKERVQQQKVSEVPEDESVREHPTDMDSIFKNLEEKVVTFVKNELKKFKKVLSPDDPECSERQSEDEEVLDGEEEEQRRSSREAFLKITLNFLRRMKQEELADCLQSRTVAPVCRQLRFNLQKKFQCVFEGIAKAGNPTLLNQIYTELYITEGGTAEVNDEHEVRQIETASRKPHRPETTIRQEDIFKASIGRDKPVRRMMTKGVAGIGKTVLTQKFTLDWAENKAHQDIQLTFPFTFRELNVLKEKKFSLVELVHHFFTETKEICSFEEFQVVFIFDGLDECRLPLDFHNTEILTDVTESTSVDVLLTNLIRGKLLPSARIWITTRPATANQIPPECVDMVTEVRGFTDPQKEEYFRKRFRDEEQASRIISHIKTSRSLHIMCHIPVFCWITATVLEDVLKTREGQELPKTLTEMYIHFLVVQSKVKNVKYDGGAETDPHWTPESRTMIDSLGKLAFEQLQKGNLIFYESDLTECGIDIRAASVYSGVFTQIFKEERGLYQDKVFCFVHLSVQEFLAALHVHLTFINSGVNLLAEGKQAAWWSKLFQNQHLYQSAVDEALQSPNGHLDLFLRFLLGLSLQTNQTLLRGLMTHTGSISQTNQKTADYIKKKISENLSPERSINLFHCLNELNDGSLVEEIQQYLRSGSLSTDKLSPAQWSALVFILLSSEKDLDVFDLKKYCASEEALLRLLPVVKASNKALLSGCNLSERSCEALSSVLSSPSSSLRELDLSNNDLQDSGVKLLSVGLKSPHCKLETLRLSGCMITEEGCTTLASALRSNPSHLRELDLSYNHPGDSGAKLPDSFRVEHGGEQWLKPGLRKYVCELTVDTNTVNGFLKLSDNNRMVTNVSEYQPYPDHQERFDFWPQLLCRNGLTGRCYWEVKWRGRVHISVSYRRIRRRGNSDDCWFGRNNQSWSLSCSDDFGYSVWHNNRGKELSSFSSSSSSSSSSSSSSSTSSISNRVAVYVDCPAGTLSFYRVSTDSLIHLHTFNTTFTEPLYPGFGFWFRSPGSSVFL, from the exons ATGAATCAgtgtgaggagacagaggagggaggctgtCCATCTAAAACCACTCTGTGTGGGGAACATGACAGCCAGACCAAAGCTCAGAG AGCTCACCAGCAGAGACCAGTCTCTCCTGCACCCAGCGGAGTGTCCATGAAGAGTGACCGCTCTATGATTGAAGCCATAGTCTTCAGAGATGAACACCACCCTGATAAAGAAAG AGCTCACCAGCAGAGACCAGTCTCTCCTGCACCCAGCGGAGTGTCCATGAAGAGTGACCGCTCTATGATTGAAGCCATAGTCTTCAGAGATGAACACCACCCTGATAAAGAAAG AGTTCAGCAGCAAAAAGTTTCTGAGGTTCCTGAAGATGAGTCTGTCCGGGAGCATCCAACAGACATGGACTCCATATTTAAG AATCTTGAGGAGAAAGTTGTCACCTTCGTGAAGAACGAGTTGAAAAAGTTCAAGAAGGTTCTGAGTCCAGATGACCCAGAATGctcagagaggcagagtgaggatgaggaggtgctggatggtgaggaggaggagcagaggaggagcagcagagaggcatttctGAAGATCACGCTGAACTTCCTGAGgagaatgaagcaggaggagctggctgactgtctgcagagca GAACTGTTGCTCCAGTTTGTCGTCAACTCAGATTTAACCTTCAGAAgaagttccagtgtgtgttcGAGGGGATTGCTAAAGCAGGAAACCCAACCCTTCTgaatcagatctacacagagctctacatcacagagggagggactgcagaggtcaacgatgaacatgaggtcagacagattgaaacagcatccaggaaaccacacagaccagaaacaacaatcagacaagaagacatctttaaagcctcaaTTGGAAGAGATAAACCAGTCAGAAGAATGATGACAAAGGGGGTGGCTGGCATTGGGAAAACAGTgttaacacagaagttcactctggactgggctgaaaaCAAAGCCCACCAGGACATACAGCTCACATTTCCATttactttcagagagctgaatgtgctgaaagagaaaaagttcagtttggtggaacttgttcatcacttcttcactgaaaccaaagaaatctgcagctttgaagagttccaggttgttttcatctttgacggtctggatgagtgtcgacttcctctggacttccacaacactgagatcctgactgatgttacagagtccacctcagtggatgtgctgcttacaaacctcatcagggggaaactgcttccctctgctcgcatttggataaccacacgacctgcaacagccaatcagatccctcctgagtgtgttgacatggtgacagaggtcagagggttcactgacccacagaaggaggagtacttcaggaagagattcagagatgaggagcaggccagcagaatcatctcccacatcaagacatcacgaagcctccacatcatgtgccacatcccagtcttctgctggatcactgctacagttctggaggatgtgttgaagaccagagagggacaagagctgcccaagaccctgactgagatgtacatccacttcctggtggttcagTCCAAAGTGAAGAATGTCAagtatgatggaggagctgagacagatccacactggactccagagagcaggaCAATGATTGACTCTCTtggaaaactggcttttgagcagctgcagaaaggaaacctgatcttctatgaatcagacctgacagagtgtggcatcgatatcagagcagcctcagtgtactcaggagtgttcacacagatctttaaagaggagagaggactgtacCAGGACAAGGTGTTCTGCTTTGTCCATCTGAGTGTCCAGGAGTTTTTagctgctcttcatgtccatctTACATTCATCAACTCTGGAGTCAACCTGCTagcagagggaaaacaagcTGCCTGGTGGTCTAAACTATTTCAAAATCAACATCTCTACCAGAGTGCTGTGGACGAGGCCTTacagagtccaaatggacaccTGGACTTGTTCCTTCGCTTCCTCCTCGGTCTTTCACTGCAGACCAATCAGACTCTCCTACGAGgtctgatgacacacacaggaagtatCTCACAGACCAATCAGAAAACAGCCGACTACATCAAGAAGAAGATCAGTGAGAATCtgtctccagagagaagcatcaatctgttccactgtctgaatgaactgaatgatggttctctagtggaggagatccaacagtacCTGAGATCAGGAAgtctctccacagataaactgtctcctgctcagtggtcagctctggtcttcatcttactgtcatcagaaaaagatctggatgtttttgacctgaagaaatactgtgcttcagaggaggctcttctgaggctgctgccagtggtcaaagccTCCAACAAAGCTCT GCTGAGTGGCTGtaatctgtcagagagaagctgtgaagctctgtcctcagttctcagctccccgtcctctagtctgagagaACTGGATCTGAGTAACAAtgacctgcaggattcaggagtgaagctgctgtctgttggactgaagagtccacactgtaaACTGGAGACTCTCAG gctgtcaggctgtatgatcacagaggaaggctgtactactctggcctcagctctgagatccaacccctcccatctcagagagctggacctgagctacaatcatccaggagactcaggagCGAAGCTGCCGGACAGTTTCAG gGTGGAACATGGTGGAGAGCAGTGGCTGAAACCTGGTCTGAggaagt ATGTCTGTGAACTCAcagtcgacacaaacacagtaaacgGATtcctcaaactgtctgacaacaacaggatgGTGACAAATGTGTCAGAATATCAGCCATATCCTGATCATCAGGAGAGGTTTGATTTCtggcctcagctgctgtgtagaaaTGGTTTGactggtcgctgttactgggaggtcAAATGGAGAGGAAGGGTTCATatatcagtgagttacagaagaatcaggaggagaggaaacagtgatGACTGTTGGTTTGGACGGAATAATCAGTCCTGGAGTCTGAGCTGCTCTGATGATTTTGGTTACTCTGTCTGGCACAATAACAGAGGAAAAGaactctcctccttctcctcctcttcctcctcctcctcctcctcctcctcctcctcctccacctcctccatctctaacagagtagcagtgtatgtggactgtcctgctggcactctgtccttctacagagtctccactgactcactgatccacctccacaccttcaacaccacattcactgaacCTCTTTATCCTGGGTTTGGGTTCTGGTTCAGGTCACCTGGTTCCTCAGTGTTTCtatag